From the Candidatus Methylomirabilota bacterium genome, the window GGCCGATATGGGTATTGTCGAGGCACATGCCTTCCTGCGCCTCCGCCACCTTGTCGGAGTCGAAGCTCTTCACCTTCTCCACCGCGGCCGCCCAGAAGAGCACGGCATCGTAGGCCCCGGCCATGATGTTGGCGTCCACGCCGAACTTCTTCTTGAACTTGGCGTTGAACGCCTGCATGTTCGGATCCGGATTGTAGGGGGAGTAGTGCGCGAGCTGGACGAAGCCCTCCATGGGCTCGGCGATGGCCGGTAGATCCTGTTGCAGGAGGAAGCAGTCGATGCCCGCCAGCTTGTACTTCTTGGTCATACCGAAGGAGTGGAGCTGCGTCATGAGACGGAGCGAGTCCGTGCCCGCGAAGGCCACGAAGAGCACGTCCGGGTTGGTCTGGTTGATGGCGCCGAACCACGGGCTGAAGTCCTTGGTGTCGAGCGGCGCCCCCGCCACCCCGACCACCTCGCCCCCGAGCTTCTCGAGCGCCGTCTTGAACTGCCGGCCGTCGGACTGCCCCATGGCGTAGTCCGTGTAGAAGATGTAGACGCGCTTGCCCATCTTGTCGACGATGTACTTGGCGAGCCCGTTGGCCTGCATGCGAGAATCGGGCTGGTTCGAGAAGTAGTACTTGTGGAACTTGGTGGTCCGCATGAACTCGGCGCACGAGACGGTGTTCCAGTGGACGACCTTGTGCTTCTTCGTCACGTCCATCACCGCCATGGTGGCCCCGCTGGACACCGCCCCGATGAGGAGCTTGACGTCGTCCTGCAGGATCAGCTTCTCGGCCTTGCGCACCGCGGGGGCAGGCTTGGTCTCATCGTCCTCCGAGATGATCTCGATCCTGTGGCCGAGCACGCCGCCCCGAGCGTTCACCTCGTCGACGGCGAGCTGGATGGCCATGGTCTGGTATTTCCCATAACCCTCGAAGACGCCCACCTTCGAGCCGAGGTCGCCGATCTTGACGACCTTCTGAGCGGCCGCCGGCGCGGCCAGCCACGCAAGCAACGCGCACGACCCGAGCACCGCAAGAACCTTCGTGTTCCTCATGAGTCTCTCCTTTGTTGTAAGGCTCGCCTCGCGGCGCGGGGGGCATAGCGTACGGCCCTCCTCGGCTCGCAACTACCGCCAGGCGGTGGTGGACGTTTCGATCAGCCCCGACAGGGTCCGCGCCATCCGCTGGAGCGGCTCGCGCATCTTCTCGGGGTCGGGTGCCGTCACGGCGCGTGCCGTCACCCCTCTCGCCTCCGGACCGACACTGCCTCCCCCGGCGGCCTTCCCGCCCTGAGCGTAGCCTTCCGCCTCGTCGAACGCCAGCCGCACGGCCACCGCGGCCTTTGGGTCGTACTGGGTGACGGCAAAGTCCACCAGGTTGTAGTAACGCCAGATCGCCTCGAGGAACTTCTGCCCGGCCGCGACTCGCACCGCGGCGGCCTCCTTCGTGCCCGCGAGGCGGCGGTCGGCGTCGAGGGCGAGGTCCCGGACGAGCGCGGCGAAGAACACCATGAGACAGCGCTCGCCTCGAGCCCCGTCCCCCGCGCCGAGGGCGCCCCGCGTCGCCTCCTCCAGGCCCGCGGGCAGGCGCGCGGCCTGCGCGCGCATCTCGGCACGGACCGCCCCCGTCTCGAAGAGGCGTAGGGCGACGTCGAATTTCCGAGCCTGGATCGAGAACTTGATCTGCTTGAAGTTGGCCGAGATCTCGTTGTCGCGAGGAACGTACG encodes:
- a CDS encoding ABC transporter substrate-binding protein; amino-acid sequence: MRNTKVLAVLGSCALLAWLAAPAAAQKVVKIGDLGSKVGVFEGYGKYQTMAIQLAVDEVNARGGVLGHRIEIISEDDETKPAPAVRKAEKLILQDDVKLLIGAVSSGATMAVMDVTKKHKVVHWNTVSCAEFMRTTKFHKYYFSNQPDSRMQANGLAKYIVDKMGKRVYIFYTDYAMGQSDGRQFKTALEKLGGEVVGVAGAPLDTKDFSPWFGAINQTNPDVLFVAFAGTDSLRLMTQLHSFGMTKKYKLAGIDCFLLQQDLPAIAEPMEGFVQLAHYSPYNPDPNMQAFNAKFKKKFGVDANIMAGAYDAVLFWAAAVEKVKSFDSDKVAEAQEGMCLDNTHIGRQCIRKEDHQVVMDMHLYQVKGGKNLPIATLQGKDTIGEPMVGKDPVEGFTWELKKK